The genomic DNA TGAGCCCGTCGATCACAACGGTGTCGTCGAACGACTTCAGCGCCGCCTGGCCAGGGAGAAATCGGCCCGACTGCAAGCCGAGGCCATCGCCGAACGGGTTGCCTCGGACCGCTGGGAGCTGCGCAAACAGCTGGAGGACAAACTCGCGTTGCGGACCGCCGAGTTGCAGGCGGCACGTCGAGCCGCTTCTGAGCTGCTCACCGTGCGGCGGCGCGGCCGGGCTGCTCGGACCCACACCCTGCGGACGACCTTGACGGCGCTGTTCTATTTTGCGGAATCGCTCACCGAGTCGGAGCCTCTGCGTGCCGCGCAGATCGCAGAATTGAGGAGACTCCTGTCCGACATGCAGGCGGTCCTGGATTCTCAAGCGGGCGGTTCCGCGGCCCCGGCGGACGTCGGTCCTCCGTCCGAGGCGCTGCTACCCGACATCATCGCGGCACTCGAAACTGGCTGGCACCAGGTCGCCGCTCGCGGGGGCAAGCTGCTGTTGCTGGACATCGACGTCCCACCGGGTCCGGTGCCGTCCGCGGTGATGGACGAAGCCGACGACGTGGTGCTCGGCGCGATCCGCGAGCGGCTCGGCAGTCCAGAGCCGGTGATCGAACTGCGTCTGAGCGTCGGTCCCGGCGGCTTGACGGCCCGCTGAGGCGGTCAGCGGTGCGTCTCACACACCCCCGAGCCTGAACCCGACCCCACGGACCGTCTCGATGCGGCTGGGACGACCCGCTGTGTCGATCTTCTTGCGCAGGTTGCCGATGTGCACATCGACAACGTGATCATCGCCGAACCAGCCGGCACCCCAGAGTTCTTCTCTCAGCCGGTCTCTGGTGTGCACCATCCGCGGCCGCGCCGTGAGCGCATCGAGCAGGTCGAACTCCTTCTTGGTGAGGCTGACCTCACGACCGGACACTGTCACACGTCGGGCGGCAGGAGAGATGCGCAGGTCTCCGAACACCCGCTCGGCGGGTGCGGTGCTGTCGGCCTGCGTGCGCGCCCGCCGGCCCACGGCGGCGACACGCGCGCAGACCTCACTGGGGAAGAACGGCTTGACCACGTAGTCGTCGGCACCCATGGACAGCCCGACCACGCGGTCCACCTCCAGGTCTTTGGCGGTGAGCATGATGATGTGCGCTGCGGATTCCCCTCTGATCTTCCGGCAGACCTCCAGTCCGTCCACCTCGGGCAAGACCACGTCGAGCAGGACGACATCGGGTTGGAAACCCGAAGCGAGCTCCAGGCCGGTCCGTCCGTTGTCCGCGACCGCCACTTCATGACCATCGCGAAGCAGCGCAGGCCGTAGCGTCTCAACCACTTCCGGGGAGTCCTCGACGATCAGAATTCGCACTCTTCCAGTGTGCACCCACCCCTGACTCCGAGGACCGGAATCGACTACGAGAAGCAAGGGGCACACCGGCCTTGGCTGCGCCTGGTGGGGCACTTCAGGCCGGCTCCGGGGATCTGACGGTCTTTCGGGCAACCCGGCGTCGCATTCTGGCGGGCTCGCCGCAGATGGTCAGCATCGGTGTACGCCGAACCACGGACGTATCGACCGATCCGTCGGCGCGGGCATGGGCCAGCAGGAACCTGCTGAGGTCAGCCTGATCGATCATGCGTGCGGCATGAGAACCTGCCTCGGGCAACAAGACCCGGATCGGAAAGCCCAGCCGACGACCGTGCGTCAGGAAGTTGGTCACCGCGGCCAGGCCGGCCGCGGAAAGCTCTTGCACCCCAGTCAGATCCACGATGGCCTTGGTACACCCGTTGTCGAGCACACGCGCGAAGCTGGCTCGCAGCCCCTGCGCCTCGGTGGCGTCCAGAAAAGGTGCCGGGCGAACAATCGCGATACTCATGCCGCCACCTCGGACATCGGCAGCTCGTCGACGGTGACCACCGGGTCGATCGGATTCAACGCAGCGTAGCGGCCGGTCAGCTCGAGGATGACTCGGGCCGCGACGCTGCTTGCGGCAAGCACCAGGTCACCACCGAGGTCCAGACACCGCAATCTGGTCGCGATCAGAGCGTCGATCGCGCTCTGGTCCATGTGACGAACGGCGCCGGCATCGATCTCCACCACCCCGCCACGCGACGCGGCCTGCCGCGCCGCGGCCTCGAACCGGGGAGTCTCGTGGATGTCGAATCGGGTGGGCAGGACAATCCTGCACCTGCGCCCCGACTGGCACGCTACCGCGTCCTGCAACACTGCCGGCACTGTTGTCATCGCCTCTGGCCCTTCCCTGTTCGGCCGCGCTGGCCGATCATTTTTCGGTACCTGCCAAAGGTAGGAATTCACGTGCAAGATCAGGGGTGGCGATGAGTCAGGATTGGCTCAAGAGTGGACCCGCCCTGTGTCCAGGACAGTCGAACGCACAGCTACGCCGGTGTGCGCAGCGCG from Mycolicibacterium tokaiense includes the following:
- a CDS encoding response regulator transcription factor, producing the protein MRILIVEDSPEVVETLRPALLRDGHEVAVADNGRTGLELASGFQPDVVLLDVVLPEVDGLEVCRKIRGESAAHIIMLTAKDLEVDRVVGLSMGADDYVVKPFFPSEVCARVAAVGRRARTQADSTAPAERVFGDLRISPAARRVTVSGREVSLTKKEFDLLDALTARPRMVHTRDRLREELWGAGWFGDDHVVDVHIGNLRKKIDTAGRPSRIETVRGVGFRLGGV
- a CDS encoding STAS domain-containing protein → MSIAIVRPAPFLDATEAQGLRASFARVLDNGCTKAIVDLTGVQELSAAGLAAVTNFLTHGRRLGFPIRVLLPEAGSHAARMIDQADLSRFLLAHARADGSVDTSVVRRTPMLTICGEPARMRRRVARKTVRSPEPA
- a CDS encoding STAS domain-containing protein, whose translation is MTTVPAVLQDAVACQSGRRCRIVLPTRFDIHETPRFEAAARQAASRGGVVEIDAGAVRHMDQSAIDALIATRLRCLDLGGDLVLAASSVAARVILELTGRYAALNPIDPVVTVDELPMSEVAA